One window from the genome of Pseudomonas fluorescens encodes:
- a CDS encoding class I SAM-dependent methyltransferase: protein MFAVFGQAAIEAAAPATGERVLDVGCGAGASSLDLAGRVGAGGHVLGVDISEPLIGRAHARAPQDTPARFRVADASRAELPEGAFDILFSRFGVMFFDDPTGAFAHMRRALRPGGRVAFVCWRGVAENDWVRLPMGAIKGIVPLTAPPDPEAPGPFSFGDRGRVTRILTAAGFTDIAIAPFDASIPFGEGGTRDEAIDDGVKMAFEGGPLSLVLADQPDDIRARAWAAVRAAFAGLPGERSVMIDGAAWIVTARNPAS, encoded by the coding sequence ATGTTTGCGGTGTTCGGCCAGGCCGCGATCGAAGCCGCCGCGCCCGCCACGGGCGAACGCGTGCTGGACGTCGGCTGCGGCGCGGGCGCATCGAGTCTGGATCTGGCTGGCCGCGTCGGCGCGGGCGGCCATGTGCTGGGCGTGGACATATCCGAACCGCTGATCGGCCGAGCGCACGCACGGGCACCCCAGGATACGCCGGCCCGGTTCCGGGTAGCCGACGCCAGCCGCGCCGAGCTGCCCGAGGGCGCTTTCGACATCCTGTTCTCGCGCTTCGGAGTGATGTTCTTCGACGATCCGACAGGGGCGTTCGCCCATATGCGACGCGCGCTTCGGCCGGGCGGGCGGGTCGCTTTCGTCTGCTGGCGCGGCGTGGCCGAGAACGATTGGGTGCGCCTGCCGATGGGCGCGATCAAGGGCATCGTCCCACTGACCGCACCGCCCGATCCCGAAGCGCCCGGCCCATTCTCGTTTGGTGATCGGGGGCGGGTGACACGCATCCTGACGGCGGCCGGCTTCACCGATATCGCGATCGCGCCCTTCGATGCTTCTATCCCGTTCGGTGAGGGCGGGACGCGGGACGAAGCGATCGACGACGGGGTGAAGATGGCGTTCGAGGGCGGCCCGCTGTCGCTTGTGCTCGCTGACCAGCCCGACGACATCCGCGCCCGCGCCTGGGCCGCGGTTCGTGCCGCCTTCGCGGGCCTCCCCGGCGAGCGCTCGGTGATGATCGACGGCGCGGCGTGGATCGTCACGGCACGCAATCCGGCAAGCTGA
- a CDS encoding alpha/beta fold hydrolase, whose protein sequence is MEFEHVTFDLPHGTFHALKGGDPDGQPTIVLHGFPDHPPTAKPFLAELGRRGRHVIAPWLRGYSPSPTAGPFDFAALTSDVLALIDRWSPGRAVELIGHDWGALITYDACVTAPERIERAVALAIPHPLTFMSRLTHLAQLRRSSYMGLFQLPGSGWIATARDLAFIDRLWRQWSPGFSLDPALKAELHEHLRKSMPAPLKYYRAMLRPGMIGATRRMSQPITVPLLQLHGANDGCILPAQVDDRHRFAAPHAMEVVPGVGHFLHIEAPEAIAERIAAWAK, encoded by the coding sequence ATGGAGTTCGAACACGTCACTTTCGACCTGCCACACGGTACCTTTCATGCGTTGAAGGGGGGTGATCCGGATGGTCAACCGACGATCGTCTTGCACGGTTTCCCGGATCATCCGCCGACCGCGAAGCCCTTCCTTGCCGAGCTCGGCCGCCGTGGCCGTCACGTCATCGCACCCTGGCTTCGCGGTTACTCACCGTCCCCGACCGCGGGCCCGTTCGACTTCGCAGCCCTCACCAGCGACGTGCTCGCGCTGATCGACCGCTGGTCTCCGGGGCGAGCCGTGGAGTTGATTGGCCACGACTGGGGCGCCCTGATCACCTATGACGCCTGCGTCACCGCGCCGGAGCGGATCGAACGCGCGGTCGCGCTCGCAATCCCTCACCCGCTCACGTTCATGAGCCGGCTGACGCACCTCGCTCAACTGCGCCGGAGCTCGTACATGGGGCTCTTTCAACTGCCTGGAAGCGGCTGGATCGCCACCGCCCGCGATCTCGCCTTCATCGACCGCCTCTGGCGTCAGTGGTCCCCCGGCTTCTCGCTCGATCCCGCTCTCAAGGCAGAGCTACACGAGCATCTGCGCAAGAGCATGCCCGCGCCCCTAAAGTATTACCGGGCGATGCTGCGCCCCGGCATGATTGGTGCGACGCGCCGCATGTCTCAGCCGATCACGGTGCCCCTGTTGCAGCTTCACGGTGCCAACGACGGCTGCATCCTCCCCGCGCAGGTCGACGACCGACATCGGTTCGCCGCCCCGCACGCGATGGAGGTCGTCCCCGGCGTCGGTCACTTCCTGCACATCGAGGCCCCTGAGGCGATCGCGGAACGGATCGCGGCATGGGCCAAGTAG
- a CDS encoding antibiotic biosynthesis monooxygenase family protein yields the protein MEVLKKFKPLDDKFPLERQLGISAAPIVLINIFTVGTADEAGFLDAFKAAGETLKQQPGFISTQLHRAIGDSPTFLNYVVWESTETLRDAFARPEFVAKVSAYPSSVVATPHLFQKVAVPGFCTA from the coding sequence ATGGAAGTGCTGAAGAAATTCAAGCCGCTAGACGATAAATTCCCGCTTGAGCGCCAACTCGGCATCTCGGCCGCGCCAATCGTACTTATCAACATATTCACGGTCGGTACCGCCGACGAAGCGGGCTTCCTGGACGCCTTCAAGGCGGCAGGCGAAACCCTGAAGCAGCAGCCGGGTTTCATCTCCACCCAATTGCACCGAGCGATCGGTGATAGCCCGACGTTCCTGAACTATGTGGTGTGGGAGTCCACCGAGACGCTCCGCGATGCCTTCGCTCGTCCCGAATTCGTCGCGAAGGTTTCGGCCTATCCGTCATCCGTCGTAGCCACTCCGCACTTGTTCCAGAAGGTTGCCGTCCCCGGTTTTTGCACGGCCTGA
- a CDS encoding NAD(P)/FAD-dependent oxidoreductase produces MNDVIIIGGSFAGLAAALQLGRARRKVTVLDTGLPRNRFADHSHGLLGHDHKPPLEILAEARQQLARYPTIQLVTARAESVSGAIDDFSVLTGEGETLRARRLILSYGVADQMPELPGFAEGWGTSIVPCPYCDGFEVAGRHWGLVWSGPMSHNYVRLYHDWTDTLTVFANGHDIPPDIRADLARRGIPVVDGRVTEIDHDESHNATVRLDAGPSVAVDILFAHPRNKPSARLHESLGLATVDTPQGIVLKVDERRETSVPGIYAAGDLASLGMPSVTTASWQGATAGISAQQSMLV; encoded by the coding sequence ATGAATGACGTCATCATCATCGGCGGCAGCTTTGCCGGGCTTGCCGCCGCCCTGCAACTCGGCCGTGCCCGCCGCAAGGTCACCGTCCTCGATACCGGCCTGCCGCGCAATCGCTTCGCCGACCACTCCCATGGCCTGCTCGGCCACGACCACAAGCCACCGCTGGAGATCCTGGCCGAGGCGCGGCAGCAGCTGGCGCGCTATCCCACGATCCAGCTGGTCACTGCCCGGGCCGAGAGCGTCTCCGGCGCAATCGACGATTTCTCCGTCCTCACGGGCGAGGGCGAAACCCTGAGGGCGCGCCGCCTGATCCTGAGCTATGGCGTCGCCGACCAGATGCCTGAACTTCCCGGCTTTGCCGAAGGCTGGGGCACCTCCATCGTGCCTTGCCCCTATTGCGACGGCTTTGAAGTTGCCGGCCGGCATTGGGGCCTCGTCTGGTCCGGCCCAATGTCGCACAACTACGTCAGGCTGTACCACGATTGGACTGACACGTTGACGGTCTTTGCCAATGGTCACGACATTCCACCCGACATCCGGGCCGATCTGGCGCGCCGTGGCATCCCTGTCGTCGATGGCCGGGTCACCGAAATCGACCATGACGAGAGCCATAACGCCACCGTCAGGCTCGACGCCGGCCCCTCTGTCGCGGTCGACATCCTGTTCGCGCATCCGCGCAACAAACCGTCCGCACGCCTGCATGAATCGCTGGGTCTCGCCACGGTCGATACGCCCCAGGGCATCGTCCTCAAGGTCGACGAGCGCCGCGAAACCAGCGTGCCCGGCATCTACGCCGCCGGCGACCTCGCCAGCCTCGGAATGCCCTCGGTCACCACGGCATCATGGCAAGGCGCGACGGCGGGCATCTCCGCCCAGCAGTCGATGCTGGTTTGA
- a CDS encoding TetR/AcrR family transcriptional regulator, protein MTEHSQARRGRPANDALGQTIIDAAGELFVELGFQATTMDKVAQRAKISKLSIYRHFENKEALFSAAIAAHCQQFAPQALIEGVGGSAADQLMAVGTSLLRTLLSPDVRSVEAMIMADKTNQKSLSKRHYEAGPAYVIAQIEALLGQLHAKAVLNVPDPLQSARLFAALFKGSDLLIIARFDEAWAEDDNEIESYCRAAVAMFIAAHEK, encoded by the coding sequence ATGACCGAACACAGTCAGGCCCGACGCGGCCGGCCCGCCAACGATGCGCTAGGCCAGACGATCATCGACGCCGCGGGCGAACTTTTTGTGGAATTGGGTTTTCAAGCGACGACAATGGACAAAGTCGCCCAGCGGGCGAAGATATCCAAGCTCAGCATCTATCGGCACTTCGAGAACAAGGAGGCGCTGTTCAGTGCGGCCATCGCGGCCCACTGTCAACAGTTTGCACCGCAGGCCCTTATTGAAGGCGTCGGCGGTTCGGCGGCAGATCAGCTCATGGCGGTGGGAACATCCCTGCTTCGCACGTTGTTGAGCCCCGACGTGCGCAGTGTCGAAGCCATGATCATGGCCGACAAGACGAATCAAAAATCGTTAAGCAAGCGCCATTACGAAGCCGGCCCCGCCTATGTCATTGCCCAGATCGAGGCCCTGTTGGGTCAGTTGCACGCGAAGGCGGTTCTGAACGTGCCCGATCCTCTCCAGTCCGCCCGCTTGTTTGCCGCGCTGTTCAAAGGATCCGATCTCCTGATAATCGCGCGCTTCGATGAGGCCTGGGCAGAGGACGACAACGAAATCGAATCCTATTGCCGGGCGGCCGTCGCCATGTTCATCGCCGCGCACGAAAAATAA
- a CDS encoding delta-60 repeat domain-containing protein, whose protein sequence is MNSNGTTERQQPGDFDPAFNDGKLVVIPGEIATTVATDAAGKIYVAGAVGAFMGGYIITVLNPDGTRNRDFNNGEPVIGDFMPDAYSMGMDITVLPDGKILLAGLTQSNSFGAIMLGLARYHPDGTLDQGFGVSGHVVPLYDYENIRLPAFIAEKDATPEYVDLNPRLSCLVHNGNIYVALKGIHNRQNVTLIMHFDEGGHFIKEFGNNGAVVIKHPGSNTVLTQTLLIDQHLYLAGYLETDTRIVWSAWARVNMRGELDVDFGVNGFVFGPQGPGEIDKVVLQKNSKLLGCGGTGVREAMFASNGMLVSLNRDGTQDMDFNEGNPVIQPTVDNKGSFWVGCAIQPDARIVTCGLLAYVDIEIIVGRHLPNGKPDTSFNGKGWKPISLGKEVTRVAMALQNNNAIVVAGEMRTDQGSVSFVFQLLG, encoded by the coding sequence ATGAACTCCAATGGAACAACCGAACGACAACAACCCGGTGACTTCGATCCTGCATTTAACGATGGAAAGCTTGTGGTTATCCCGGGCGAAATCGCAACCACCGTCGCTACTGATGCCGCAGGAAAGATATATGTAGCTGGCGCTGTAGGCGCATTCATGGGCGGCTATATCATCACCGTCCTGAATCCTGACGGTACTCGAAACCGGGATTTCAATAACGGAGAACCGGTTATCGGGGACTTTATGCCTGACGCGTACTCCATGGGCATGGACATTACCGTATTACCCGATGGAAAAATCCTGCTTGCAGGCCTTACTCAAAGTAACTCCTTTGGCGCAATCATGCTTGGGCTTGCCCGCTATCATCCTGACGGTACACTGGATCAGGGTTTCGGTGTTTCCGGGCATGTCGTGCCTCTCTATGACTATGAAAATATCCGCCTACCCGCCTTCATCGCCGAGAAAGACGCAACTCCTGAATACGTCGACTTGAACCCAAGACTGTCCTGTCTTGTTCATAACGGAAATATTTATGTCGCCTTGAAGGGCATACATAACAGACAAAACGTCACGCTCATCATGCACTTTGATGAAGGCGGCCATTTCATAAAAGAGTTCGGCAACAATGGTGCTGTCGTCATTAAACATCCCGGGTCTAACACCGTCTTGACGCAGACACTCCTAATCGACCAACACCTCTATTTGGCGGGTTATCTGGAAACCGACACGAGGATCGTCTGGAGTGCCTGGGCTCGCGTCAACATGAGAGGCGAACTTGACGTCGACTTTGGCGTCAATGGTTTCGTCTTCGGCCCCCAGGGCCCAGGGGAGATCGATAAAGTTGTTCTGCAAAAAAACTCAAAGCTTCTGGGCTGTGGGGGCACTGGCGTTCGCGAAGCGATGTTCGCTTCGAACGGCATGTTGGTGAGTCTGAATCGAGACGGGACCCAGGACATGGATTTCAACGAGGGCAACCCCGTGATTCAACCCACAGTGGATAACAAAGGCTCGTTCTGGGTCGGTTGCGCGATTCAGCCGGACGCCCGCATCGTGACCTGCGGCCTTCTGGCCTATGTGGATATAGAGATAATTGTAGGTCGCCATCTGCCAAATGGGAAACCGGATACTTCTTTCAATGGCAAGGGGTGGAAACCTATCAGCTTGGGCAAAGAGGTGACGCGCGTTGCGATGGCGCTGCAGAACAACAACGCTATTGTTGTCGCAGGCGAAATGCGCACCGACCAAGGAAGCGTTTCTTTTGTTTTTCAACTGCTGGGATAG
- the guaA gene encoding glutamine-hydrolyzing GMP synthase: MALDIHAHRILILDFGSQYTQLIARRVREIGVYCELHPFDMDDEAIREFAPKGVILAGGPESVHEADSPRCPQAVFDLGVPVFGICYGMQTMAEQLGGKVEGSDLREFGYARVDVVGKSRLLDGIEDHVDADGLFGLDVWMSHGDKVTKMPEDFHILASTPSCPIAGMFNDDRRYYGVQFHPEVTHTKQGGRILSRFILDICGCEALWTPSKIAEDAIAQVRAQVGTDNVLLGLSGGVDSSVVAALLHKAIGDQLTCVFVDNGLLRLHEGEQVMAMFAENMGVKVIRANAEEQFLNNLAGESDPEKKRKIIGRTFIDVFDAESCKLDNIKYLAQGTIYPDVIESAGAKSGKAHVIKSHHNVGGLPEEMNLKLVEPLRELFKDEVRRLGLELGLPYDMVYRHPFPGPGLGVRILGEVKKEYADLLRRADHIFIEELRKADWYHKVSQAFVVFQPVKSVGVVGDGRRYAWVVALRAVETIDFMTARWAHLPYELLETVSGRIINEIEGISRVTYDVSSKPPATIEWE; the protein is encoded by the coding sequence ATGGCCCTCGACATTCACGCTCACCGCATCCTGATCCTCGACTTCGGTTCCCAGTACACCCAGCTGATCGCCCGCCGCGTGCGTGAAATCGGCGTGTACTGCGAACTGCATCCGTTCGACATGGATGACGAAGCGATTCGCGAATTCGCTCCGAAAGGCGTCATCCTCGCCGGCGGCCCCGAGTCCGTGCACGAAGCCGACAGCCCGCGCTGCCCGCAAGCCGTGTTCGACCTGGGCGTGCCGGTCTTCGGTATCTGCTACGGCATGCAGACCATGGCAGAACAACTGGGCGGCAAGGTCGAAGGTTCGGACCTGCGTGAGTTCGGTTATGCCCGCGTCGACGTGGTCGGCAAGAGCCGCCTGCTGGACGGTATCGAAGACCACGTCGACGCCGACGGCCTGTTCGGCCTGGACGTGTGGATGAGCCACGGTGACAAGGTCACCAAGATGCCGGAAGACTTCCACATCCTGGCCAGCACCCCGAGCTGCCCGATCGCCGGCATGTTCAACGATGATCGCCGTTACTACGGCGTGCAGTTCCACCCTGAAGTGACCCACACCAAGCAGGGCGGCCGCATCCTGTCGCGTTTCATCCTCGACATCTGCGGGTGCGAAGCCCTGTGGACTCCGTCGAAAATCGCTGAAGACGCCATCGCCCAAGTCCGCGCCCAGGTCGGCACCGACAACGTGCTGCTGGGCCTGTCCGGCGGCGTCGACTCCTCGGTGGTTGCCGCATTGCTGCACAAGGCCATCGGCGACCAGTTGACCTGCGTCTTCGTCGACAACGGCCTGCTGCGCCTGCACGAAGGTGAGCAAGTGATGGCCATGTTCGCCGAGAACATGGGCGTCAAGGTGATCCGCGCCAACGCCGAAGAGCAGTTCCTGAACAACCTGGCCGGCGAGTCCGACCCGGAGAAGAAACGCAAGATCATCGGCCGCACCTTCATCGACGTGTTCGATGCCGAATCCTGCAAGCTGGACAACATCAAGTACCTGGCCCAGGGCACCATCTACCCCGACGTGATCGAGTCGGCTGGCGCCAAGAGCGGCAAGGCCCACGTGATCAAGTCCCACCACAACGTCGGTGGCCTGCCGGAAGAGATGAACCTCAAGCTGGTCGAGCCGCTGCGCGAACTGTTCAAGGACGAGGTCCGTCGCCTTGGTCTCGAACTGGGCCTGCCCTACGACATGGTCTACCGCCACCCATTCCCGGGCCCGGGCCTGGGCGTGCGGATTCTCGGTGAAGTGAAGAAGGAATACGCCGACCTGCTGCGTCGCGCCGACCACATCTTTATCGAAGAACTGCGCAAGGCCGATTGGTACCACAAGGTCAGCCAGGCGTTCGTGGTGTTCCAACCGGTGAAATCGGTGGGCGTGGTTGGCGATGGCCGTCGTTACGCCTGGGTCGTGGCCCTGCGTGCCGTGGAAACCATCGACTTCATGACTGCTCGCTGGGCACACCTGCCCTATGAGCTGCTGGAGACTGTTTCCGGTCGGATCATCAATGAGATCGAAGGTATTTCCCGCGTCACTTATGACGTGTCGAGCAAGCCGCCAGCGACGATTGAGTGGGAATGA
- the guaB gene encoding IMP dehydrogenase, which translates to MLRISQEALTFDDILLVPGYSEVLPNEVSLKTRLTRGIELNIPLVSAAMDTVTEARLAIAMAQEGGIGIIHKNMTIEQQAAEVRKVKRFEAGVVKDPITIEADATVRDLFELTRMHNISGVPVLHDGDLVGIVTSRDVRFENRLDASVRQVMTPKERLVTVKEGTNKDEVRELLHKHRIERVLIVDDKFALKGMMTVNDIEKAKAYPLASKDDQGRLRVGAAVGTGKDTGDRVAALVNAGVDVVVVDTAHGHSKGVIDRVRWVKQNFPDVQVIGGNIATGEAAKALAEAGADAVKVGIGPGSICTTRIVAGVGVPQISAIANVAAALEGTGVPLIADGGIRFSGDLSKAIVAGAYCVMMGSMFAGTEEAPGEIELFQGRSYKAYRGMGSLGAMSQAQGSSDRYFQDSSAGAEKLVPEGIEGRVPYKGTLSAIIHQLMGGLRSSMGYTGSADIEEMRTKPEFVRITGAGMAESHVHDVQITKEAPNYRVG; encoded by the coding sequence ATGCTGCGTATCAGCCAAGAAGCTCTGACCTTCGACGACATTCTCCTAGTGCCCGGTTATTCCGAAGTACTGCCTAACGAAGTCAGTCTCAAAACCCGTCTCACCCGTGGCATCGAACTGAATATCCCCCTGGTTTCCGCCGCCATGGACACCGTGACCGAAGCCCGTCTGGCCATTGCCATGGCCCAGGAAGGCGGTATCGGTATCATCCACAAGAACATGACCATCGAACAGCAGGCCGCCGAAGTGCGCAAGGTCAAGCGGTTCGAGGCTGGCGTGGTCAAGGATCCGATCACCATCGAGGCTGACGCCACGGTCCGGGATCTGTTCGAACTGACCCGCATGCACAACATCTCCGGCGTTCCGGTACTGCACGATGGCGACCTGGTCGGCATCGTCACCTCCCGTGACGTGCGTTTCGAGAACCGTCTCGATGCTTCCGTTCGCCAAGTGATGACGCCTAAAGAGCGCCTGGTCACGGTCAAGGAAGGCACCAACAAGGACGAAGTCCGCGAGTTGCTGCACAAGCACCGTATCGAGCGCGTGCTGATCGTCGACGACAAGTTCGCCCTCAAGGGCATGATGACCGTCAACGATATCGAAAAAGCCAAGGCCTACCCGCTGGCGAGCAAGGACGACCAGGGTCGTCTGCGTGTCGGCGCCGCGGTCGGCACCGGCAAGGACACCGGCGACCGCGTCGCTGCCCTGGTCAATGCCGGCGTTGACGTGGTGGTGGTCGACACTGCCCACGGTCACTCCAAAGGCGTGATCGACCGCGTTCGCTGGGTCAAGCAGAACTTCCCTGACGTGCAGGTGATCGGCGGCAACATCGCCACCGGCGAAGCCGCCAAGGCCCTGGCCGAAGCCGGCGCCGACGCGGTCAAGGTCGGTATCGGCCCTGGCTCGATCTGCACCACCCGTATCGTCGCCGGTGTCGGCGTGCCGCAGATCAGCGCCATCGCCAACGTCGCCGCCGCCCTTGAAGGCACGGGCGTGCCGTTGATTGCCGACGGCGGTATCCGCTTCTCCGGTGACCTGTCCAAGGCCATTGTCGCCGGTGCCTACTGCGTGATGATGGGTTCGATGTTCGCCGGTACCGAAGAAGCGCCGGGCGAGATCGAGCTGTTCCAGGGCCGTAGCTACAAGGCTTATCGCGGCATGGGTTCGCTGGGCGCCATGTCCCAGGCCCAGGGCTCTTCCGACCGTTACTTCCAGGACTCCTCCGCGGGTGCCGAGAAGCTGGTGCCGGAAGGCATCGAAGGTCGCGTGCCGTATAAAGGCACCCTGAGCGCCATCATCCATCAACTGATGGGCGGCCTGCGTTCCTCAATGGGCTACACCGGCAGCGCCGACATCGAAGAGATGCGTACCAAGCCGGAATTCGTGCGCATCACCGGCGCCGGCATGGCCGAGTCCCATGTCCACGATGTGCAGATCACCAAGGAAGCGCCGAACTACCGCGTAGGTTAA
- a CDS encoding sulfite exporter TauE/SafE family protein: MNLLSWLGQWAFAPLEWLAIGSAIALAYIVFGIAGFGTALVAAPILLLFMPLSKIIPLLVLLDFVAAFGNLLPSRRDVSRPELLRLLPCMALGCTLGVIFLLNLKSDLLLLLMGLFISSYAIYSLLIKTRPTQLSSRWAFPMGTVGGMFGALFGSGGFLYAIYLNSRLPKDPARATQSALISCSTVVRLSLFIVAGVYAELPLLVLALCLLPAMALGLWVGRRLTMRLSREAFVRLVTWLVLASGIALIGRYLSA, translated from the coding sequence ATGAATCTTCTGTCGTGGTTGGGCCAGTGGGCATTTGCCCCCCTGGAATGGCTGGCGATCGGCTCGGCCATCGCCCTGGCCTACATCGTGTTCGGCATCGCCGGGTTCGGCACGGCGCTGGTGGCCGCGCCCATCCTGCTGCTGTTCATGCCCTTGTCGAAGATCATCCCGCTGCTGGTCCTGCTGGATTTTGTCGCGGCCTTCGGCAACCTGTTGCCATCGCGTCGGGACGTGTCCCGGCCGGAGCTGCTGCGGTTGCTGCCGTGCATGGCACTAGGGTGCACCCTGGGGGTGATTTTCCTGCTCAATCTCAAGTCCGACCTGTTGTTGCTGTTGATGGGGCTGTTTATCAGCAGCTATGCCATCTATAGCCTGTTGATAAAAACCCGGCCGACGCAGCTGTCATCGCGGTGGGCGTTTCCGATGGGCACGGTGGGCGGGATGTTCGGGGCGTTGTTTGGCAGTGGCGGCTTTTTATATGCCATCTACTTGAATAGCCGCCTGCCCAAGGACCCGGCCCGGGCCACGCAAAGTGCCTTGATCAGTTGCAGCACGGTGGTGCGCTTGAGCCTGTTTATCGTCGCCGGTGTGTATGCCGAGCTACCCTTGTTGGTACTGGCGTTGTGTTTGTTGCCGGCCATGGCGCTGGGGCTGTGGGTGGGTCGTCGCCTGACCATGAGGTTGTCGCGCGAGGCGTTCGTGCGCTTGGTGACCTGGCTGGTGCTCGCCAGCGGCATTGCCTTGATCGGGCGTTACCTGAGTGCTTGA